A stretch of DNA from Campylobacter gracilis:
CGTCCAGCGCCGCATGGGCGAGATGGTAATAGCCGAGCGCGGCGGAGCGGGATACCATAAAGACGGCGATAGACAAAGCGAAATCGTAGCTAAATATATGAAGCAAAACCCGCTTAATTTTACCGATTTCATCTCATATTTCGAGCGGGCGGTGAGGTGGTGGAACGAGCACTATAACGCATCTCGTAAGATCCATCCTCTAAAAAGCTTCTTAGATAAGTTGGAGGCTAAGCCTCGGGCGGTATTTGATGAGACGACGCTTGAGTATATCTTTAGCGAGCGCAGATCTATCAGGGTGAGAAATAGCTGCATAGCTCTATCGGTAATGGGGCAGAGGCGGACATATTCGCATCCTGCGCTTTGCAAACTCGTAGGGCAAAACGTAGAGGTAAGGATAAACAGAGGCGAGGTAGAAAGCGTATTCGTCGTAGATATGAAAAATAATCGCCCTATCTGCGAGGCTCATTTGATAGATCGTATAGATCCGCGCGATCATGCCGCGCTTAGCGCGCAGCTAGCTAAAAATGAGGCGGTAGTAAGCGCCGTTAGGCAGGCGTTTGGCTATTACGCAAACCTTTATAAACGTCCTAATACTATCAGCTCCTATGCGAGTACGGCGTTTGAAGTCGAGGCCCAAAGACAAAACAGCAGGCGTCTGCACTCCAAAATTGCTATGAGCAACGAGGAGCTTTTGGCGGCGATGTAAAGCGCCTTTAAAATCCGCTAGCGGGCAGATTTTATAAGCGTTTGCTTAAATTTAGCCTACGGGCAAAGGAAAGAGCGATGAGTTTAAAAGAAAAATTCGAGGTATGCAAGGCTTACGGCATAACCTTAGGCAAGATCGCAGATGCGATCGGCAAGAGAGAAGGCACCGTTAGCGGCGTGCTAAACGGCAAATATGACTCCTCTAAAAGCGAGCTATATGCCGCTGCGATCGAGGCGTTTTTAGATAAGGTAATTGCCGCTAATACTCCCAAAAAAGAGGCGCGAAATGGGGGCGAATGGCTAAGCCTGGCACAGCAAAAGATCAAGGAGCGCATCTATAAGATGGAGCAGACGAAGCTTAGCTTTTTTGAGCTCATTTTGGGCGAAAGCGGCATGGGGAAAACCTACCTGCTTCAAAAGCTTACGGGCGATCTCGGCGGTATCTACGTAAAGGCTAGAAAGAGCCTAAGCGCCAGCGCATTTATGAGTTTGCTGCTGCGAGCCGTGGGTGAAAAGCCTAAGGGCAATACGGATGATAAATTCGAGCAGTTTTGCGAGGCGATCTCGAACTTAAAAACACGTCTGATAGTAATCGACGAAGCCGATCTTTTCGTGCGCGATAACGATCTGACTTTTGAACGGAAATTTGAGCTTTTGCGCGAGATCTATGAGTTTAGTAAACGCGAAAACCTAGGCATAGCCGTAATTGCCGTAGGTATCGGAGTGCTTAAAAAGCGTATCGATAGGCTAGGAGGCTATCTGCAAAGTAGGCTTACCTACTCGCCAGAGATGACGCTAAGCAGGGATGAGCTTATTAAAATCGGCAAGCTGGCAGGTATTGATACGGAAGTGGCGGAGTTTTTAGCCGAGGGGCAAAACGCAAGGTTATATGAAAAGACGGCGCTAAATTTAGCCCTAGGCTACGAGCAAAAAGTAGCCGCTAATTTAGTTTATCACGTACGAAAAAGATAAGGGGTAAAAAATGAAAATTTCAAAAGATATGAAAATGAGCGATCTAAAGGCCTGCAGAGATGAGATCATCATCGCGCACTCATTCATTCTATTTCACACCCCGCGGGGCTGGATCGCAAAGATGAGAAAGCGCGAGAGCATAGTAGTGCCGATGCCTAGATTTCGTCGCGGGCTAGGAACGATTTGGAGCTAAGGCTTTGATTTTAAATAGCGCCCTGCGCGGGCGTCTTATAAAGTCAAATTTAAAAGGAGCGGATATGAAATTTCCAAAAGAGCTTGAAGCAAAACGCACCAAGTGCATAGTATATACCCGTGTGATGGGCTACTTACGCCCGGTAGAGAGCTTTAATATCGGTAAGATAGGCGAGCATAAGCAGCGCGTGCTATTTGAAGAGAAAAAAAGATGTCGCCCGCACTAAGTAGGCGCAATAAGCGGAAGCAAAAGGAAGGGTGAAATGCAAAGAATTCAAGGCTACCGCACGGACAAGGTATGCGCCGAGCGGGTGAGGATGCTAAAGGGCGATGCGGATGTAGCTTACCACGAGCTTGCGGCGATGCTAGGTATCAGCGTCGAGCGCGTCGCGATGATAGAGCGCACGGCGCTTGCGAAGCTTAGGCACCCGAAAAACCGCAAGAAGTGGATGGAGATATTTGAAACCATCGCCGAGCTTGAGCGCTGCGAAGCTCAAAGGCTCGGTAGTGGCTGGAGCCTGAAAGGAACAAAAAGTTGAAACTTAAGGATTTGATAAACCTAAACACGCAGGATTATAGCGCCACAGCTCTGCGCGAACTACACGCAAAGATGAGCGCCACCATGCCCTCGATGGTAAGCGTAGGTTTGCGCTCGGTGCGTCGCGACGAAATAAGAGGCGGGTTGCTCGTAAAGGGCTGGGCATTTTATGTGAGCTTTTGGTGCAAAAGCAAAAAGGAGTGTGCGGAAATCGCATGCTTTGGTAGGCTTCATATTTGCGCCGATGAGACGATGGCGGCAGATCCGTATATAGAAAAGATTTTAAGGCATTTAAAAGAGCCTTAATAACGCCCAAAGCTTTTAATGGAGCTTTTAAATTTAAAAATTCCATTAAGCGCTTAATGAGCTCAAAGTGCGGCAGAGGAGTTATATCAATAGCTCAAGGTGGGTAAAGCCCTGAAAAATCAAAAGAAAGGTCGAAGAAATGACGATAGTAAATAGCGATATAGATGTCTTAGTTGACGCCTTGCGAAGCTTAGGTGCAGGAGCGCTTTTAGGCGCAGCCGCAGAAAATTTAAAAGAAGCCATAAGGGCGGTGCAGATTACGGGGAAAACGGCGGGGGTCACGATAAAAATAAGTGTGAAATCCGATCCAAATTCCGAAGGAGAGGTACTCGTTTTCGGAACTACGAGCGCAAGCCTTCCAAAAGAGCCCGTAAAAGCTAGATTTTATGTGTCAAACGAGCTATTACCGGTACGAAATGCGCCTAATCAGCTCGTAATGAAAATGTAAATTTTAAAAAGGATAGAAAATGCAAGAAAAAGAGAGTAAATACGTAGTACCTAGCGTAGTGCTGGACGAAGACAAAAGAGCCATACTAAGGCACCAAGACTACGGAATATCCGAGGTTTTACTAAAAGAGCCTCTAAGAAACAAATATACCGTAGACGCTCTTGACGTAGATAGCTTCGTTGATCTAGTCAATGAATATAAAGAGCCTAGCTCAAAGCTATTTTTCGACGATAAAAGCATAAAGTGCATCGTCGATTTTAATTCTAAAGATAAGGCTGAGTTTTGTGAAAAGCGCATAAATCTGGGCTTAGGCTACACGCCGTTTTATGAAACCTTTGCCGCCAGCGTAGGCAAAAATCTAGGTCAGCGCGATTTCGTATTTTTGCTAAAAAGCCTATTTATGTTTATTTCAGACATTGACGGCAAGGCAAACGACGATATGGATGTGATCGAGTTAGCAGAAAGCCTGCAAGCGGTTAAGAAATTTGACAGCGTGCAGAAAAACACTAGCTCAAAAATTAGCCTAGACGTCGAGATCAAATCGGGAGCGAAAGAGACCATCTCTATACCAAAGACGATCACTTTTACATTACCCGTTTACGAGGCCGATACGGAGATTAGAGGGAAATTCGAGTGCGAGCTTTTCGTAAGTATCGATGAGGAGAGGTTCGGTCTAAAGCTAGTGTGCTATACGGCGGAGGTTTCAAGGCGTGAGGTGCTAAGCAAGATAGTATCAAAGATCAGCGAGCGCTGCGAAGGGGTGAAAGCCTATAAAGCCAGCATAAATTAATTTTACAGAGCCCTTTTTTGAGGGCTCGATAAAGTTAAATTTAAAAAGAAAGGAGCAAAAGACAATGGACAAACGAACGGCAAGGCTTTGTTTCGTAAGCTCGCCGTATGCAAGTATCAAATGCAAGCATGATCGAGATC
This window harbors:
- a CDS encoding Mu transposase C-terminal domain-containing protein — protein: MSALEWAVGFMLHNPLASKSFTYEQLQSYAKDNALKIGSYQSFARLTAAPEIKAMLLRASCGDRGVRNEWAMHIIRDLNCYESMEMICGDQIVFDFDAVGPAGEVVNPNAYVWIDMGSGAIIGIDIVLGKYNRLSVGNSLKMALRFGIPDAIYTDNGKPELSEYIAGVRSQLGGIKFRDFDDLAPNLLHKKAKVRNSRAKPIENIFNHVQRRMGEMVIAERGGAGYHKDGDRQSEIVAKYMKQNPLNFTDFISYFERAVRWWNEHYNASRKIHPLKSFLDKLEAKPRAVFDETTLEYIFSERRSIRVRNSCIALSVMGQRRTYSHPALCKLVGQNVEVRINRGEVESVFVVDMKNNRPICEAHLIDRIDPRDHAALSAQLAKNEAVVSAVRQAFGYYANLYKRPNTISSYASTAFEVEAQRQNSRRLHSKIAMSNEELLAAM
- a CDS encoding ATP-binding protein; translated protein: MSLKEKFEVCKAYGITLGKIADAIGKREGTVSGVLNGKYDSSKSELYAAAIEAFLDKVIAANTPKKEARNGGEWLSLAQQKIKERIYKMEQTKLSFFELILGESGMGKTYLLQKLTGDLGGIYVKARKSLSASAFMSLLLRAVGEKPKGNTDDKFEQFCEAISNLKTRLIVIDEADLFVRDNDLTFERKFELLREIYEFSKRENLGIAVIAVGIGVLKKRIDRLGGYLQSRLTYSPEMTLSRDELIKIGKLAGIDTEVAEFLAEGQNARLYEKTALNLALGYEQKVAANLVYHVRKR
- the nrdD gene encoding anaerobic ribonucleoside-triphosphate reductase — its product is MKFPKELEAKRTKCIVYTRVMGYLRPVESFNIGKIGEHKQRVLFEEKKRCRPH
- a CDS encoding sigma factor-like helix-turn-helix DNA-binding protein; amino-acid sequence: MQRIQGYRTDKVCAERVRMLKGDADVAYHELAAMLGISVERVAMIERTALAKLRHPKNRKKWMEIFETIAELERCEAQRLGSGWSLKGTKS
- a CDS encoding DUF2303 family protein gives rise to the protein MQEKESKYVVPSVVLDEDKRAILRHQDYGISEVLLKEPLRNKYTVDALDVDSFVDLVNEYKEPSSKLFFDDKSIKCIVDFNSKDKAEFCEKRINLGLGYTPFYETFAASVGKNLGQRDFVFLLKSLFMFISDIDGKANDDMDVIELAESLQAVKKFDSVQKNTSSKISLDVEIKSGAKETISIPKTITFTLPVYEADTEIRGKFECELFVSIDEERFGLKLVCYTAEVSRREVLSKIVSKISERCEGVKAYKASIN